Within Deinococcus ruber, the genomic segment TGATCGACCTGCCGGAGTCAACGGTATAGGCGCAGGAGCCTTTCGGCCTGCACGTGCTTACGCCCCTGGTACAGATTCCGATGCATGATTTGTTTCTGCTCACATGCAAACAAGGCGCGGCAGGGGCCAGTCAGGATGAAAGAGGAGGCATCGGGCCGCTGGAGGCGGCAGGCGTCTTCGTCGGTGGCGCTCGACTATGCCCTGCACCTGGGTTGGGGTGGTCGGCATAGCTGAAGCATGCCGTCAAGATGACGCGCTACAAAGCGTCACCTTGACGGCATCCAGAACAGTGAACGAAAGGAGGGCAGAGGAGAACTGGACAGCCACTCACAGCTTCAGCGTCAGGGAATGACGCGTTGCAGAAGGGCTCTTCGGTGTCGTTGTGCCTTGGCGCGGTTGCCGCAGTCTTGCATACTGCACCAGCGGCGACGTCCGGCCTTGCTGGTATCCAAAAACAGCCAGCCGCAGCCCCGGTCATCGGCGCACTCACCCACGCGGGCCAGCAGTTCCGAGGTGAGCAGATCAGCCGCGTCCACTGCCACGGTCCACCACACACGGTTCAGATCCTCGGCGGCTGACCACGTCCACTGGATTCCCGTTGTGGTCACCTGCAAAGCTTGCTGCTGCGCTGCTTCGGCACGGGCCGCAGTCAGTATGTGTAGATCAGGAGCGGGCGGAGCATGCCCATGCGTGACCGCGTGAAACACCTGATAGATCGACTCACGCAGCTCACGGGCACGCGACAGGGCCGCAGCGGCCTTCTCAGGCTGGGCCTGCGCGTCTGCCTGGAACGTCTGTCGCTCCAGTGCGTGGATGATGCCCGCCTGTTCGCCCCATCTCAGCAGGTCTTCAACCGTCTGGACACGCTCACCCGGGTGGGCTGTGGCGTGCCAATCCACGGTATTGGCGAACTCCAGGCAGAGTCGCTCCGCAATAAAGGAGAAGGGACGTGGGGGTGGGTCCATCAGCACATCCTAACTTATAACTCTTTTAACTGAATTTAAAGGTTATTGTTTCTCGCTTTCGTAACCTCTATAAGTGTTTTCAGAGGTGTCGATCGGAGGAACCTGATGAACGAAAAGGATCGCGATGTCCGAACCGTCCGCCGCCAGCACCCTGGGCAGCCCCTTACAGCAGCACAACTGCCGTGCCTGCTCTGCGCGAGACCTGGGCAGCGGCTCGCACACACCGGGGCAGCGGGCGGTCTGCCAGTATCGTTCGGCAGGGCGTGGCTGAGTCTCCAGAGCGGCCTTTCTGAACAGGTCGCCCAGTGACCGGCCAGGGTGTGGCCCGGGTCTCCGTTCAGCGGGGGTTGTGGCGACAGACCGACTTCCTCCGGCTGTGGGGAAGCGAAACGGTGTCTCTGTTCGGCTCGGCCATCACAGCCCTGGCCCTGCCACTGACGGCGGTGACGACACTGGGAGCCACGCCGACCCAGATGGGCTTCCTGGGAGTTGCACAATTCCTGCCCTTCCTGCTGCTTTCGTTGCCACTTGGCGTCTGGGTCGATCGGTCGCGCCGCCGTCCGCTGCTGGTGCTCGCCAACCTGGGGCGGGCCGTCCTGCTCGCGCTGATTCCTCTCGGAGCTGCCCTTGGCTGGCTGCATCTGAATGTCGTGTATCCGGTGGCCTTTCTGGTCGGTACACTGGACACCCTGTTTCACCTGGCGTACTCGTCCTACCTGCCAGGCCTGGTGGGTCAGGCAGGGCTGCTGGAGGGCAACAGCAAAGTGCAGGCCAGCGCCTCGGTCGCCGAGATCGCCGGGCCGGGCCTGGCTGGTCTCCTGACCGGATGGCTGGGAGCGCCCACCGCCATCGCCCTGGACGCCGTGTCTTATCTGCTCAGTGCGCTGGGAATCGGCACGATCCGACGAGTCGAGCGTCCGCCTGAACCGCACCCCACCCAGATCGACCTACGGGCAGAAGTCCTCGCAGGCCTGCGGCTGGTGTTCAGCAGTCCACTGCTGCGCGTGATGGCGACCGAGGCAGGGATCTTCAACGGCGCTTCACAGGCACTGTCGACGCTGTTCGTGCTGTACGCCACACGCGACCTGCACCTGGGCGCAGACCGACTTGGCCTCATCCTCGGAGCCGGAGGTGTGGGAGCCTTGATCGGCTCGCTGCTGGCTGGGCCACTTGCCCGAAAACTGGGCTTCGGACGTGCCCTGGTCTGGTCGGCCATGCTGTGCTGCGTGGCTCCACTCCTGATCCCGGCAGCTCAAGGCAGGCCAGCAACCCTGATGGGGGTGCTCATACTGGCGTATTTCCTCGAAGGGACGGGTGTCGCAGCGTCCTCTATCCACTTCCTGAGTCTGCGGCAGGCGGTCACACCCCTGCCGCTGCTCGGACGGATGACCGCCAGCTACCGCACCCTGACCTACGGCGTCCTTCCACTCGGAGCGCTGCTGTTCGGCTTCCTTGGAGATCACCTGAGCGTGCGGACAGCTCTCTGGATCGGTACCGGCCTGATGTCGGTCGCTTGGCTCTGGGTGCGTTTCTCGCCCGTATGGCACTTACACGACCTCCCTGCCCGTCCTGAGTCGCCGCCACATGGCCCCTGTGAAGCAGAGCACCACTCGTGAGCACGCCCACCCGGGTGGCTCTGAACGGCAGAAATCCGGCGTGTTCGGGATTGGCCTTCCAGCCGTCGACAGGCATCTCTGTGGCAGAGTTTCCCAACGCCTTTTCCGTGTGGGCCTGACGCGGATGAAGCGTACCTGGAAGTGCTGAAACGCGGTGTAAGGGCATTGACAGCGGCGCTGGCCCCATCCTGCCGAGTACCAGCAGGCAGGAACACCGAGACGGGCAGACCAGGCCGCACCCGCCGACCTACCGGAGAACCGCCTCGCTTGATGTTCTGAGGATGGTGATCGACAGGCCAAACAGCCACGCCATAAATGCCACGAGGAAGACGCGCTGGATAAGTCCCTTCCAGGCATACAGTTCACTGCGTGGGAACTGACTGGTTTTCAGAAATCCAATCGTGACCACCAGCAGACAGCACACCAGAAGTGTCCAGACCGCCCACCCACGCCAGCGGGCCGACTTTGGAAAGAGTCTGTAAACAAAAAAACAGATGACCGGAGCCAGCGAAAATACCGCCGCGCCGAAGATGCCGTGAATCAGACCGTGAACCGTGTGCTGATTGAACAGCGACGCCGGATCGGTTATGAATGGCCCCGAGCCGATCAGACAGAGGCCCATGATCTGAAGCAACACCGAGACGACACGGGTGCGTTTTCTGTCGGCAAATGGCAATTGCAATTCCCGTGCAAAGAAAAAAATCAGAGCGCCCGTGACGATGAAATTGACGATCTGAAGCCAGCCAAGCGGCCCTATCGACAGTTCGCTGACGAACATACTGTTCGGGCGATAGGCAGGCTGCAACCAGCCCAGCATGGCAAACGTCGTCACAAAGACCACAGGCGCGAGCAATCCAGCCGCCGCAGCGCGGTGAATCCGCTTCCCATCGGCTGCACCTTTCATGTGACCTGCATTCTATTGGTCCCTGTATGCGCTGGTGACAGGTGACTGATCTTGCTCCAGCGTTGTGGTTCTTACACGCTCATCTGCATGGGATGTTCAGAGAGACTCTGCTTCTCTGGCTTCCGTGTTGTTTCCAGCCGACATGCCTGATGCCGTCAACGTCGAATACAGCCCAGATGTTCAGTCCGTCATCGTGACCGCCACATCAGCGCGGTCACAGAAGATACAAAACGCCGCATTCCAGACAGACGCAAGCAGGGCACAACCGCCGAACTTCTTCATGGAGAGCCTTCAACGACTCGCCTGACATGTTCTGCGCGAACAAACAGGACAGGCTCTAAGGTTCACGTAGTCAGCCCGCTGCCCGTCATGGACGCTTGGCATTTCCTCCCTGCGTCGAAATCAGGTCCAGAACCTGCGGCGCGATCTCTTCCCATTCCACAGCAGTCTGACGTCCGCCCTCGAACGCGGCGTTCAGGTGCGTGTGCAACGACAACAGTTCCTCATTGTCCTTCTGGAGTTCAACGCCTGTATGGCTTTTGATCAGGAAGATCAAGCCCGCCAGCCCGCTGTCCTTTGTCAGACTGAGTTCCAGCGGTCGCCCTAACAGAAGCGGCACATTAAAGGGCGCATACATCGGCCAGAA encodes:
- a CDS encoding MFS transporter, which gives rise to MTGQGVARVSVQRGLWRQTDFLRLWGSETVSLFGSAITALALPLTAVTTLGATPTQMGFLGVAQFLPFLLLSLPLGVWVDRSRRRPLLVLANLGRAVLLALIPLGAALGWLHLNVVYPVAFLVGTLDTLFHLAYSSYLPGLVGQAGLLEGNSKVQASASVAEIAGPGLAGLLTGWLGAPTAIALDAVSYLLSALGIGTIRRVERPPEPHPTQIDLRAEVLAGLRLVFSSPLLRVMATEAGIFNGASQALSTLFVLYATRDLHLGADRLGLILGAGGVGALIGSLLAGPLARKLGFGRALVWSAMLCCVAPLLIPAAQGRPATLMGVLILAYFLEGTGVAASSIHFLSLRQAVTPLPLLGRMTASYRTLTYGVLPLGALLFGFLGDHLSVRTALWIGTGLMSVAWLWVRFSPVWHLHDLPARPESPPHGPCEAEHHS
- a CDS encoding DUF998 domain-containing protein, which codes for MKGAADGKRIHRAAAAGLLAPVVFVTTFAMLGWLQPAYRPNSMFVSELSIGPLGWLQIVNFIVTGALIFFFARELQLPFADRKRTRVVSVLLQIMGLCLIGSGPFITDPASLFNQHTVHGLIHGIFGAAVFSLAPVICFFVYRLFPKSARWRGWAVWTLLVCCLLVVTIGFLKTSQFPRSELYAWKGLIQRVFLVAFMAWLFGLSITILRTSSEAVLR
- a CDS encoding CGNR zinc finger domain-containing protein; protein product: MDPPPRPFSFIAERLCLEFANTVDWHATAHPGERVQTVEDLLRWGEQAGIIHALERQTFQADAQAQPEKAAAALSRARELRESIYQVFHAVTHGHAPPAPDLHILTAARAEAAQQQALQVTTTGIQWTWSAAEDLNRVWWTVAVDAADLLTSELLARVGECADDRGCGWLFLDTSKAGRRRWCSMQDCGNRAKAQRHRRALLQRVIP